Proteins from a single region of Theobroma cacao cultivar B97-61/B2 chromosome 10, Criollo_cocoa_genome_V2, whole genome shotgun sequence:
- the LOC18586038 gene encoding protein FIZZY-RELATED 3, whose translation MDSPQRRKSGLNLPAGMNETSLRLETFSGSSSSFRTVSISSPRMISSLTSPSSSKSSTCSDRFIPCRSSSRLHTFGLIEKESPAKEGGNETYSRILRSELFGSDFGSFSPAGQGSPMSPNKNMLRFKTEHSGPNSPYSPSILGQDSGFFSEASTPPKPPRKVPKTPHKVLDAPSLQDDFYLNLVDWSSQNVLAVGLGTCVYLWTASNSKVTKLCDLGPNDSVCGVQWTREGSYISIGTNLGQVQVWDGTQCKRVRTMGGHQTRTGVLAWNSRILSSGSRDRNILQHDLRVSSDYVSKLVGHKSEVCGLKWSHDDRELASGGNDNQLLVWNQHSQQPILKLTEHTAAVKAIAWSPHQSNLLASGGGTADRCIRFWNTTNGHQLNSIDTGSQVCNLSWSKNVNELVSTHGYSQNQIMVWKYPSMAKVATLTGHSLRVLYLAMSPDGQTIVTGAGDETLRFWNVFPSVKTPTPVKDTGLWSLGRTYIR comes from the exons ATGGATTCACCGCAAAGGAGAAAAAGTGGTCTAAACCTCCCTGCTGGAATGAATGAAACTTCACTTCGGCTGGAAACTTTTTCGGGTTCTTCTTCTTCGTTTCGTACAGTTTCGATATCTTCACCACGGATGATATCGAGTTTAACTTCACCATCATCGTCAAAATCATCAACTTGTAGCGATAGGTTTATTCCATGCAGATCTTCTTCAAGGCTACACACTTTTGGGTTGATAGAGAAGGAGTCACCGGCTAAAGAAGGAGGAAATGAAACGTATTCCAGGATTCTGAGATCTGAACTTTTTGGTTCTGATTTTGGTTCTTTTTCTCCTGCAGGTCAAGGTTCACCTATGAGTCCTAACAAGAACATGTTAAGGTTCAAGACTGAGCATTCTGGACCTAATTCTCCGTATTCTCCTTCCATTTTGGGCCAGGATAGTGGGTTCTTTAGTGAGGCCTCTACTCCTCCCAAGCCTCCACGGAAAGTGCCCAAGACCCCCCATAAG GTCCTGGATGCGCCGTCACTTCAAGATGACTTCTATTTGAACCTGGTTGATTGGTCATCACAGAATGTACTTGCAGTTGGGTTGGGTACTTGTGTTTATCTATGGACTGCATCAAATAGCAAA GTAACAAAGTTGTGTGATTTGGGGCCAAATGACAGTGTGTGTGGTGTCCAATGGACCCGGGAAGGTTCTTACATATCCATTGGTACAAATCTTGGTCAAGTTCAG GTATGGGATGGAACTCAGTGCAAGAGGGTCAGAACCATGGGCGGCCATCAAACAAGAACTGGTGTCTTGGCTTGGAATTCACGAATCCTATCATCAGGTAGCCGGGATCGCAACATACTTCAGCATGATCTTCGAGTTTCAAGTGACTATGTCAGCAAGCTTGTTGGACACAAATCTGAG GTTTGCGGGTTGAAATGGTCACATGATGACCGAGAGCTTGCATCAGGTGGAAATGACAATCAG CTGTTGGTCTGGAACCAGCATTCCCAGCAACCAATTCTTAAATTGACAGAACACACGGCTGCTGTCAAAGCCATTGCTTGGTCACCCCACCAGAGCAACCTTCTTGCATCAGGTGGTGGAACTGCTGATCGATGTATCCGCTTTTGGAACACTACCAATGGTCATCAATTGAACAGCATAGACACAGGGAGCCAG GTATGCAATCTATCATGGAGTAAGAATGTGAATGAGCTAGTTAGCACTCATGGATATTCTCAAAATCAGATTATGGTATGGAAGTATCCATCAATGGCAAAG GTTGCAACTCTAACCGGCCATAGTCTTCGAGTCCTCTACCTTGCTATGTCGCCCGATGGACAG ACCATAGTGACTGGAGCAGGGGATGAGACTTTGAGGTTTTGGAATGTCTTCCCATCTGTGAAAACACCA acACCGGTCAAAGATACAGGACTCTGGTCATTAGGACGAACCTACATTCGATGa
- the LOC18586037 gene encoding ribosomal RNA large subunit methyltransferase E encodes MSGAGAPDFFYREAQRLGYVARSAFKLLQIQKQYKLIKPGSAILDLGCAPGAWLQVACQSLGPLKNGGAVVGIDLKKVKVPSLHCDSRVQTVSADVMKLPKQQVMELSPQKKGFSVILSDMCPLVSGITTKDAALSFELGMRALDLAVGRAANLSDDNFQSEGESYTSGPDDNGVLLSRGHLVIKLLESEDIKELCQTCKSLFKKASWLRPKATRSSSREIYLICQDLQS; translated from the exons ATGAGCGGAGCAGGAGCACCGGATTTTTTCTACAGGGAAGCTCAACGCCTTGGCTACGTTGCTCGTTCTGCTTTCAAg cTGCTACAGATACAGAAGCAATATAAGTTGATAAAGCCAGGTTCTGCTATTCTTGACCTTGGTTGTGCCCCTGGTGCTTGGCTTCAG GTTGCTTGTCAGAGCTTGGGTCCATTGAAGAATGGTGGGGCAGTTGTGGGAATTGATCTTAAG AAGGTGAAAGTTCCTTCTCTTCACTGCGATTCCAGGGTTCAAACTGTTTCGGCTGATGTCATGAAACTACCCAAGCAACAAGTTATGGAACTTTCTCCTCAG AAAAAAGGGTTCTCAGTTATACTTTCAGATATGTGTCCCTTGGTTTCTGGAATTACAACTAAGGATGCAGCTTTATCCTTTGAGTTAGGTATGCGAGCACTTGATTTGGCTGTTGGTAGAGCTGCCAACCTTTCAGATGATAATTTTCAAAGTGAAGGAGAGTCATACACTTCTGGTCCAGATGATAATGGTGTACTGCTATCCAGAGGGCATCTCGTCATTAAGCTTCTGGAGAGCGAGGATATAAAAG AGTTGTGCCAGACCTGCAAATCACTCTTCAAAAAGGCATCATGGTTAAGGCCAAAAGCTACAAGATCCTCATCTAgagaaatttatttaatttgtcaaGATTTGCAGTCATAG
- the LOC18586039 gene encoding actin-related protein 5 isoform X2, with protein sequence MAELLFETYGVPSVAFGVDAAFSYKYNQQHGICDKDGLAICPGFTTTHVIPFVDGEPVYKGCCRTNIGGYHVTDHLKQLLSLKYPHHMARFTWEKVEDLKMEHCYVALDYALEAQLFQKGGKEAEDKSRCWQLPWVPPPMEEPPSEEEIARKAAIRERQGQRLREMAEAKRSSRINELENQLHGLEFLLQQLEQVQQEEIQSFLSETGYVSKQEIESTLMKVSQSLRKAKGEPKAEQAENEEKADSSTSEKYPLVNVPDNVLTPEQLKEKKRQVFLKTTTEGRQRAKQKRFEEELEREKKNQQDEERRLENPELYLDQMHSKYKELYEKVEQRKRLKTNGGHANGNNLSGGVGRGERLNAAQRERMRLLTTAAFDRGKGEDTFGAKDEDWQLYKLMSKDNDDDDDGADVDEAELARVCARLQEIDPTFVPKPELTAAQPATAEAPRARPLTKEDFQIVLGVERFRCPEILFHPNLVGIDQAGFDEMTGVSIRRLPSKDGALEDRLTSSVFMTGGCCLFPGISERLEAGIRMLRPCGLPIKVVRALDPVRDAWRGASVYAANLQFPQQTFSRADYYEKGEDWLRRYQLRYTL encoded by the exons ATGGCAGAACTTCTTTTTGAGACTTATGGAGTTCCATCAGTAG CATTTGGTGTTGATGCTGCTTTCAGCTATAAATATAATCAACAGCATGGAATTTGTGACAAAGATGGTCTAGCTATCTGCCCGGGATTTACAACAACTCATGTCATTCCA TTTGTTGATGGTGAGCCTGTTTACAAAGGATGCTGCCGAACTAACATTGGTGGATACCATGTTACTGACCATTTGAAGCAACTTCTTTCACTTAAGTATCCTCATCACAT GGCAAGATTCACATGGGAAAAGGTTGAAGATCTGAAGATGGAACACTGTTATGTTGCACTTGATTATGCTTTAGAAGCTCAATTATTTCAG AAAGGGGGCAAGGAAGCTGAAGATAAATCCAGGTGTTGGCAGCTCCCATGGGTTCCACCACCAATGGAAGAACCTCCTTCAGAAGAAGAGATTGCAAGAAAGGCTGCTATAAGGGAAAGACAAGGTCAAAGATTGAGAGAAATGGCTGAAGCAAAGAGGTCTTCTAGAATAAATGAACTAGAAAATCAATTACATGGATTGGAATTTCTTTTGCAGCAACTTGAACAAGTTCAACAGGAAGAAATTCAGTCTTTCCTGTCAGAGACTGGTTATGTTTCTAAACAGGAAATAGAATCAACTCTGATGAAAGTGTCACAATCAttaagaaaagcaaaaggtGAACCAAAGGCTGAACAAGCTGAAAATGAGGAGAAGGCAGATTCTTCTACAAGCGAGAAGTATCCTCTTGTCAATGTTCCTGATAACGTGCTTACACCTGAGCAG CTTAAGGAAAAGAAGAGGCAGGTTTTTCTTAAAACCACGACAGAGGGCCGGCAGCGAGCTAAACAGAAACGCTTTGAAGAAGAATTAGAAcgggaaaagaaaaatcaacaagatgaaGAAAGACGCTT GGAGAACCCTGAACTTTATCTAGACCAGATGCATAGTAAATACAAAGAACTGTACGAGAAGGTTGAGCAGCGGAAAAGACTCAAGACAAATGGAGGCCATGCAAATGGGAATAATTTGTCAGGGGGTGTTGGGCGTGGGGAAAGATTGAATGCTGCCCAGAGGGAAAGGATGCGCCTTTTAACTACAGCAGCCTTTGACCGAGGGAAGGGTGAGGATACTTTTGGTGCCAAAGATGAAGATTGGCAACTTTACAAACTAATGAGCAAAGATAATGATGACGATGATGATGGAGCAGATGTAGATGAAGCAGAGCTGGCCCGTGTTTGTGCTAGGCTCCAG GAGATAGACCCAACATTTGTTCCTAAACCAGAATTAACAGCTGCACAACCAGCTACTGCTGAGGCACCACGTGCTCGTCCACTCACCAAGGAAGATTTCCAAATTGTGCTTGGGGTTGAAAGGTTTCGATGTCCTGAAATATTATTTCACCCCAACTTGGTTGGGATAGATCAAGCAGGTTTTGATGAGATGACTGGGGTTTCGATAAGGAGGTTGCCATCTAAGGATGGGGCTCTGGAGGATAGATTGACCAGTTCAGTCTTCATGACTGGTGGGTGCTGTCTCTTTCCTGGTATCAGTGAGCGCTTGGAAGCTGGAATCCGGATGCTTCGACCATGTGGGTTGCCGATTAAGGTGGTAAGAGCATTAGATCCAGTTCGTGATGCATGGCGTGGTGCATCTGTTTACGCCGCAAACTTGCAGTTCCCACAACAAACATTCAGTAGGGCAGATTATTATGAGAAGGGAGAGGACTGGCTTCGCAGATATCAACTGCGGTACacattataa
- the LOC18586036 gene encoding scarecrow-like protein 30 gives MDRSLKGLYGSVDRFRLNDDTVLAFSGRNFDDGFQKETYVDIPPLQPAPMPRNLVPSSSVNEEGDSHEDYDFSDVVLKYINEMLMEEDMEDKTCMFKESSAALQAAEKSFYEVLGQSNPHSPKYELKPFTDQNQESFDDSHDQSCWRCSSASISSSSSNLVDLGCSHDLGEQRSSSFASQANSQSFHSSGNSTGSVLDGFVDSPVSTLRLPEIFSDSESAMQFRKGFEEASRFLPNGQSLFVDVESDGLFLKEVKEEAKGVVDKAEKNEFSQNGSRGKKNPYPEDVNLESGRSNKQSAVYTGSTVSSEMFDKVLLNCQSVTDLRKALQDETSKNVQQSGQLKGSTGGKARGKKQGSKRNVVDLRTLLTLCAQAVASDDRRSANELLKQIRQHSSPMGDGMQRMAHYFVDGLEARLAGSGTQIYTALITKPTSAADVLKAYHLFLAACPFRKLSNFFSNKTIMNLAENAPRLHIIDFGILYGFQWPCLIRRLSSRPGGPPNLRITGIDLPQPGFRPAERVEETGLRLANYAETFKVPFEFHAIAQKWDTIQIEDLRIDSDEVLVVNCMYRLRNLLDETVVVESPRNKVLNLIRKMNPDVFILGIVNGACNAPFFITRFREALFHYSTLFDMLETNVPREIPERMLIEREIFGWEAMNVIACEGAERIERLETYKQWQVRISRAGLRQLPLNEEIMKTAKERVDTSYHKDFVIDEDNRWLLQGWKGRIVYALSSWVPAS, from the coding sequence ATGGATCGGTCGTTGAAGGGACTTTACGGTTCTGTTGATCGATTCAGACTAAACGATGATACTGTGTTGGCCTTCTCTGGTAGGAATTTTGACGATGGGTTTCAGAAAGAAACTTATGTTGATATTCCTCCTTTGCAACCTGCTCCAATGCCGAGAAATTTAGTTCCTTCCTCGAGTGTGAATGAGGAGGGAGATTCACATGAGGATTATGATTTTAGTGATGTAGTTCTTAAGTACATTAATGAGATGCTTATGGAAGAAGATATGGAAGATAAGACCTGCATGTTTAAAGAGTCCTCAGCGGCACTTCAAGCTGCAGAGAAATCATTTTATGAGGTTCTTGGACAAAGTAATCCCCATTCTCCCAAATATGAATTGAAACCTTTTACTGATCAAAACCAAGAGAGCTTTGATGACAGTCATGATCAAAGTTGTTGGAGATGTAGTAGTGCAAGCATTAGTAGTAGCAGCAGTAACTTAGTCGATCTTGGGTGCAGCCATGATTTGGGTGAGCAGAGGTCTTCATCCTTTGCTTCTCAGGCCAATTCTCAGTCATTCCATAGCTCAGGGAACAGTACTGGTAGTGTGCTAGATGGCTTTGTGGATTCTCCAGTGAGTACTCTTAGGCTTCCTGAAATATTTAGTGATAGTGAGTCTGCCATGCAATTTAGAAAAGGGTTTGAAGAAGCAAGTAGGTTCCTTCCAAATGGCCAGAGCCTGTTTGTTGATGTGGAGAGTGATGGATTGTTTCTCAAGGAGGTAAAGGAAGAGGCTAAAGGTGTGGTCGATAAGGCAGAGAAGAATGAGTTCTCACAGAACGGATCAAGGGGAAAGAAGAACCCTTATCCTGAGGATGTGAATTTAGAGAGTGGGAGGAGTAACAAGCAGTCAGCAGTTTACACTGGATCCACTGTAAGCTCTGAAATGTTTGATAAGGTACTATTAAATTGTCAAAGTGTAACTGACCTTCGCAAAGCTTTGCAAGATGAAACAAGCAAGAATGTGCAGCAGAGTGGACAACTGAAAGGGTCTACTGGTGGAAAGGCACGTGGGAAGAAACAGGGAAGTAAAAGGAATGTGGTGGATTTGAGAACTCTTCTGACCCTTTGTGCACAAGCTGTTGCATCTGATGATCGGAGGAGTGCAAATGAGCTGCTGAAGCAAATCAGGCAGCATTCTTCACCTATGGGTGATGGGATGCAGAGGATGGCCCACTATTTTGTTGATGGCCTAGAGGCACGCTTAGCTGGCTCTGGGACCCAGATTTACACTGCTCTTATCACAAAGCCAACATCAGCTGCCGACGTTTTGAAAGCTTACCATCTGTTTCTTGCTGCATGTCCTTTTAGGAAGCTCTCAAATTTCTTCTCAAATAAGACAATAATGAATCTAGCAGAAAATGCACCTAGGCTTCACATTATTGATTTTGGTATTCTATATGGCTTCCAATGGCCTTGCCTCATACGGCGTCTCTCATCTAGACCTGGGGGACCGCCTAACCTAAGGATTACAGGGATTGATCTTCCACAACCAGGTTTCCGCCCAGCAGAAAGGGTTGAAGAGACAGGGCTCCGTCTTGCAAACTATGCAGAGACTTTCAAAGTTCCATTTGAGTTCCATGCAATTGCACAGAAGTGGGATACCATTCAAATTGAGGACCTCAGGATTGATAGTGATGAGGTGCTTGTTGTAAACTGCATGTACAGGCTTAGAAACCTACTTGATGAGACTGTGGTTGTGGAGAGTCCAAGGAATAAAGTTCTGAACTTGATCAGGAAGATGAATCCTGACGTTTTCATACTGGGAATTGTGAATGGTGCCTGTAATGCTCCATTCTTTATTACAAGATTCAGGGAGGCTCTCTTCCACTATTCCACTTTATTTGATATGCTTGAGACTAATGTGCCTCGTGAAATTCCAGAGCGGATGCTGATTGAGAGGGAGATATTTGGGTGGGAGGCAATGAATGTCATCGCATGTGAGGGTGCTGAAAGAATTGAGAGGCTTGAGACATACAAGCAGTGGCAGGTCCGGATTTCAAGGGCTGGGCTTAGGCAGTTGCCATTGAACGAGGAAATCATGAAGACAGCAAAGGAGAGGGTGGATACAAGCTACCACAAAGACTTTGTAATTGATGAGGATAACCGGTGGTTGCTTCAGGGGTGGAAGGGACGAATTGTTTATGCACTCTCTTCTTGGGTGCCTGCCTCTTAA
- the LOC18586039 gene encoding actin-related protein 5 isoform X1, translating to MPFISKIQRQTDYDLFPSSTPIVIDNGASYFRIGWAGENEPRVVFRNIVQRPRHKATGETVTIVGDHDPALLRYFDCTRSGPRSAFDSNVVFQFEIMEYILDFAFDRLGANGSRIDHPVLITECVCNPVQSRSKMAELLFETYGVPSVAFGVDAAFSYKYNQQHGICDKDGLAICPGFTTTHVIPFVDGEPVYKGCCRTNIGGYHVTDHLKQLLSLKYPHHMARFTWEKVEDLKMEHCYVALDYALEAQLFQKGGKEAEDKSRCWQLPWVPPPMEEPPSEEEIARKAAIRERQGQRLREMAEAKRSSRINELENQLHGLEFLLQQLEQVQQEEIQSFLSETGYVSKQEIESTLMKVSQSLRKAKGEPKAEQAENEEKADSSTSEKYPLVNVPDNVLTPEQLKEKKRQVFLKTTTEGRQRAKQKRFEEELEREKKNQQDEERRLENPELYLDQMHSKYKELYEKVEQRKRLKTNGGHANGNNLSGGVGRGERLNAAQRERMRLLTTAAFDRGKGEDTFGAKDEDWQLYKLMSKDNDDDDDGADVDEAELARVCARLQEIDPTFVPKPELTAAQPATAEAPRARPLTKEDFQIVLGVERFRCPEILFHPNLVGIDQAGFDEMTGVSIRRLPSKDGALEDRLTSSVFMTGGCCLFPGISERLEAGIRMLRPCGLPIKVVRALDPVRDAWRGASVYAANLQFPQQTFSRADYYEKGEDWLRRYQLRYTL from the exons ATGCCTTTTATATCGAAAATACAAAGGCAAACGGATTACGATCTGTTTCCTTCCTCAACTCCTATCGTCATCGACAATGGCGCTTCCTATTTTCGTATCGG CTGGGCAGGAGAGAATGAGCCGCGGGTTGTTTTCCGTAACATTGTTCAAAGACCTCGTCACAAAGCCACCg GGGAAACCGTGACAATTGTTGGTGACCATGATCCTGCTTTACTGAGATACTTTGATTGCACACGTTCGGGCCCTCGTTCCGCTTTCGATAGCAATGTTGTCTTCCAGTTTGAAATCATGGAATAT ATTCTTGACTTTGCCTTTGATCGATTGGGTGCAAATGGATCTCGG ATCGATCATCCTGTCCTGATCACAGAATGTGTGTGCAACCCAGTTCAGTCTCGTAGTAAAATGGCAGAACTTCTTTTTGAGACTTATGGAGTTCCATCAGTAG CATTTGGTGTTGATGCTGCTTTCAGCTATAAATATAATCAACAGCATGGAATTTGTGACAAAGATGGTCTAGCTATCTGCCCGGGATTTACAACAACTCATGTCATTCCA TTTGTTGATGGTGAGCCTGTTTACAAAGGATGCTGCCGAACTAACATTGGTGGATACCATGTTACTGACCATTTGAAGCAACTTCTTTCACTTAAGTATCCTCATCACAT GGCAAGATTCACATGGGAAAAGGTTGAAGATCTGAAGATGGAACACTGTTATGTTGCACTTGATTATGCTTTAGAAGCTCAATTATTTCAG AAAGGGGGCAAGGAAGCTGAAGATAAATCCAGGTGTTGGCAGCTCCCATGGGTTCCACCACCAATGGAAGAACCTCCTTCAGAAGAAGAGATTGCAAGAAAGGCTGCTATAAGGGAAAGACAAGGTCAAAGATTGAGAGAAATGGCTGAAGCAAAGAGGTCTTCTAGAATAAATGAACTAGAAAATCAATTACATGGATTGGAATTTCTTTTGCAGCAACTTGAACAAGTTCAACAGGAAGAAATTCAGTCTTTCCTGTCAGAGACTGGTTATGTTTCTAAACAGGAAATAGAATCAACTCTGATGAAAGTGTCACAATCAttaagaaaagcaaaaggtGAACCAAAGGCTGAACAAGCTGAAAATGAGGAGAAGGCAGATTCTTCTACAAGCGAGAAGTATCCTCTTGTCAATGTTCCTGATAACGTGCTTACACCTGAGCAG CTTAAGGAAAAGAAGAGGCAGGTTTTTCTTAAAACCACGACAGAGGGCCGGCAGCGAGCTAAACAGAAACGCTTTGAAGAAGAATTAGAAcgggaaaagaaaaatcaacaagatgaaGAAAGACGCTT GGAGAACCCTGAACTTTATCTAGACCAGATGCATAGTAAATACAAAGAACTGTACGAGAAGGTTGAGCAGCGGAAAAGACTCAAGACAAATGGAGGCCATGCAAATGGGAATAATTTGTCAGGGGGTGTTGGGCGTGGGGAAAGATTGAATGCTGCCCAGAGGGAAAGGATGCGCCTTTTAACTACAGCAGCCTTTGACCGAGGGAAGGGTGAGGATACTTTTGGTGCCAAAGATGAAGATTGGCAACTTTACAAACTAATGAGCAAAGATAATGATGACGATGATGATGGAGCAGATGTAGATGAAGCAGAGCTGGCCCGTGTTTGTGCTAGGCTCCAG GAGATAGACCCAACATTTGTTCCTAAACCAGAATTAACAGCTGCACAACCAGCTACTGCTGAGGCACCACGTGCTCGTCCACTCACCAAGGAAGATTTCCAAATTGTGCTTGGGGTTGAAAGGTTTCGATGTCCTGAAATATTATTTCACCCCAACTTGGTTGGGATAGATCAAGCAGGTTTTGATGAGATGACTGGGGTTTCGATAAGGAGGTTGCCATCTAAGGATGGGGCTCTGGAGGATAGATTGACCAGTTCAGTCTTCATGACTGGTGGGTGCTGTCTCTTTCCTGGTATCAGTGAGCGCTTGGAAGCTGGAATCCGGATGCTTCGACCATGTGGGTTGCCGATTAAGGTGGTAAGAGCATTAGATCCAGTTCGTGATGCATGGCGTGGTGCATCTGTTTACGCCGCAAACTTGCAGTTCCCACAACAAACATTCAGTAGGGCAGATTATTATGAGAAGGGAGAGGACTGGCTTCGCAGATATCAACTGCGGTACacattataa